From Triticum aestivum cultivar Chinese Spring chromosome 4A, IWGSC CS RefSeq v2.1, whole genome shotgun sequence, a single genomic window includes:
- the LOC123083695 gene encoding uncharacterized protein produces MEEFNNMEMIEALLEDDSDDDLKLPEPEEQPQHLGLPLPQHLGQQGALPVPHPAAVADGGGFLRPVAASNGFLPPSLGYYPSLPSPRAPPGADYFTSLSSPRGPPGTEYLASLPSPHATPGADCFASLPSPHVPPGADCFASLPSPHVPPGADQQQLLPPHPQQDQFVSHAGHYSPYYPRVPPGAAVYYGPRGGDAYYGPRGGDAYYGPRGGDSYYGAPPASVGHHHHNVPIGSVVSAQMALVETSARRQQQEGHPHAAQTSRLPRHLDIGAASTSSRPRPSNFTSSIRRDLINRKDVGPLLTSTLSAEQVVCLLQSRDDKVQRIVLGHVRSRIGTMMANKEGSKVFLALVHNSRGDSQVLESIVQGVAGAPALRTKNNEEFDNWINSLRSVITAVADQPLLIKMLLNSLLNKKLMDSAREEELTKHLFNIVSTEILCEHGIECLTSNRECARHVSGFLIELYGRASGKFLRDIEDLLIENAMGLAVGAYSNYLLQHVLRKCSPEMKKRLVEKLSQDIVCLCADQQGVSVMQCYFKLPDASLDTETMSLVLDSLIGLSDDRLSAMVSGTHSSTVICEALKKRQCSHELNAKVCALALRINQLPEVALQENESSSAVLRFAARALRFVNPNIPNLHNN; encoded by the exons ATGGAGGAGTTCAACAACATGGAGATGATTGAGGCTCTGTTGGAGGACGACTCCGACGATGACCTCAAGCTGCCCGAGCCCGAGGAGCAGCCGCAGCACCTCGGCCTCCCCCTGCCGCAGCACCTCGGCCAGCAGGGCGCCCTCCCGGTCCCGCATCCCGCGGCGGTCGCTGACGGTGGCGGGTTCCTCCGACCGGTCGCCGCCTCCAACGGGTTCCTGCCCCCGAGCCTCGGGTACTACCCTTCGCTCCCCTCGCCGCGCGCCCCGCCGGGCGCCGATTACTTCACTTCCCTTTCCTCGCCGCGCGGCCCGCCCGGTACCGAGTACCTCGCTTCGCTTCCCTCGCCGCACGCCACGCCGGGCGCCGACTGCTTCGCTTCGCTTCCCTCGCCGCACGTCCCGCCTGGCGCCGACTGCTTCGCTTCGCTTCCTTCGCCGCACGTCCCGCCTGGCGCCGACCAGCAGCAGCTCCTTCCGCCGCACCCTCAGCAAGACCAGTTCGTCTCGCACGCGGGGCATTACAGCCCCTACTACCCACGGGTCCCACCGGGCGCCGCCGTCTACTACGGCCCGCGCGGCGGCGACGCTTACTACGGCCCGCGCGGCGGCGACGCCTACTACGGTCCGCGCGGCGGCGATTCCTACTacggcgcaccccctgcctcggtGGGGCATCATCACCACAACGTCCCCATCGGATCCGTGGTCTCTGCCCAGATGGCGCTCGTGGAGACCTCGGCGCGGAGGCAGCAGCAGGAGGGGCACCCGCACGCGGCCCAGACATCGCGCCTGCCGCGGCACCTCGACATTGGGGCGGCTTCGACATCGAGCCGTCCAAGGCCAAGCAACTTCACCTCGTCTATTCGAAGGGATCTTATCAATCGGAAGGACGTCGGGCCGCTGCTTACATCCACTCTGTCAGCTGAACAAGTTGTGTGCCTGCTTCAATCAAGGGACGACAAAGTGCAGCGCATTGTGCTCGGCCACGTCAGGTCACGTATCGGCACTATGATGGCCAACAAAGAGGGCAGCAAGGTGTTCCTCGCGCTAGTTCATAACTCAAGAGGGGACTCGCAGGTCCTTGAGTCAATTGTACAAGGGGTGGCGGGGGCCCCTGCGCTGAGAACAAAAAACAATGAAGAATTTGACAACTG GATAAACTCTCTAAGGTCGGTGATCACAGCGGTGGCCGATCAACCCTTACTGATAAAGATGCTGCTCAACAGTTTGCTCAACAAAAAGCTCATGGACAGCGCCCGAGAAGAGGAATTGACTAAGCATCTCTTTAACATCGTGTCCACCGAG ATTCTATGCGAGCATGGCATCGAGTGCTTGACCAGCAACAGAGAATGTGCAAGGCATGTGTCAGGGTTTTTGATCGAGCTTTATGGGCGTGCTTCAGGAAAATTTCTGAGAGATATTGAAGACCTACTAATTGAGAATGCCATGGGCTTGGCGGTCGGAGCCTACAG CAATTATTTGCTCCAGCACGTACTCAGGAAATGCAGCCCTGAGATGAAGAAGCGACTCGTGGAGAAGCTGTCACAGGACATTGTCTGTTTGTGTGCAGATCAGCAGGGGGTATCCGTGATGCAGTGTTACTTCAAGCTACCTGATGCGTCCCTTGACACTGAAACGATGAGTCTTGTTCTGGATTCACTGATCGGCCTCAGTGACGATCGACTTTCTGCGATGGTAAGCGGAACTCATTCAAGTACCGTCATCTGTGAGGCACTAAAGAAGAGGCAGTGCAGTCAT GAGCTGAACGCCAAGGTGTGTGCACTTGCATTAAGGATCAACCAGCTTCCGGAGGTCGCCCTACAAGAGAACGAGTCGTCCAGCGCGGTTCTGCGGTTTGCCGCCCGAGCGCTAAGATTCGTCAATCCCAACATCCCCAACCTCCACAACAATTAG